The following is a genomic window from Salvelinus fontinalis isolate EN_2023a chromosome 11, ASM2944872v1, whole genome shotgun sequence.
ATTATACTGTTCATGCAGACTATTAGGCAACTAGGGTGTTATAATATATTTTCATCATCAAACCATGAGGGTTGTTAAAAGGATACGTGATTTCTTATTCCACAGCCTTATTCTGTGATTCTAGTAGCCTAGTTCTAAAGTTAATATACAAGTTACAGTACACATATAATGAATTAAAATATTTTTAATTCCAGAATAAAACAATATCAAAAGGGTATGCAACACCTGAGTTGTAGTTGCATTTCTGCCACCTGGTGGTTTTATAGAGAAAAGACAGCTCTCCCCAAGACCAGCATACCAcactgcataccactactggcttgcttctgaagctaagcagggttggtcctggtcagtccctggatgggagaccagatgctgctggaagtggtgttggagggccagtaggaggcactctttcctctggtctaaaaaatatcccaatgccctagggcagtgattggggacactgccctgtgtagggtgccgtctttcggatgggacgttaaacgggtgtcctgactctctgaggtcattaaagatcccatggcacttatcgtaagagtaggggtgttaaccccggtgtcctggctaaattcccaatctggccctcaaaccatcatggtcacctaataatccccagtttacacttggctcattcatccccctcctctcccctgtaactattccccaggtcgttgctgcaaatgagaacgtgttctcagtcaacttacctggtaaaataacggtaaaataaaaaaaaaatctccatGGACAGACCCCTTCTCCACCTTCTGATAGAGATACCATGTGAATAGTCTGCATCAcaggagactgctgaggggaggatgactCATAACAATGGCCGGAATGGAGTGAATGTAATGGTATCAAACATGTGTTTGATACCCTTCCATTTATTTATTTCCAGCCAGGCATGCAGGGAACATTTCCAGCATATCTTTTACATAACCTTTTACTTTCAAATGGGGATGTTTAGGAGTACATGCAAAATAATGGTGGTGACCCCTGCTATTCTAATGGTTTCCTATAAACAGATTTCCCTTTGTGACCGCAGATACAGGCCAGGTGCTGAGGAGAGTAGAAGAGGTAGATACAAAATATAACGTGGTATGAGACAGCTCCATACAGCGTTACAGCTTGGCTAATGGAAAGCCCATTTTCAACTAATCTGTTCTGGGTGATACTTTCTTCTCGAATGTCCGTGCCCAGTTGGAGGTGGTTCTCCACCTGTGATCTGTCTGTTTTACAGAAAAGCCAGGAAGATGTGGTGATGGAGATGGTGAGCCTGGCCAGAGAGACCATCGGACCAGTGGCTGCTTTCAGGAAGGTGCTGATTGTCAGACGACTCCCCAAGACCGGCTCTGGGAAGATCCCTGTGCCAACCTGGTCAACAAGAAGCAATTCACCTAATCTAAATTTAGGATGAATTCAACGAGCCCATTGAATCATATTACAAAACGTGAGACATTCAGGCCCAATTTGAGGGATAGTTGCATAGAAATTAATAATGGTTGTTTCTGGACAACAAAGGTGGAATTATTCATTAAGATTCCTGTACAGCTGCCAATTCAGTTTTCTGGTGAGCCAGTTGTTGGATAATTTTAATTCATACCACCAAATTGGATAAAAGCTTGAGGATCATATCACATATCAAATGTAATTACATTTAAACTGATTTAATATATAAAATGGCTACTGTGGAAGCGTCTGTCTCCACAGATCACTCCTACCATTGAGGACCCAGATGTGGGCAAGGACATTGAGGATGGTGAAACAGGAGCTGAGACCTGCTGGACAGTGACTCTCTCTAGGCTGCTCCTGTACCCTCTAACCTCTCACCTGGGCAGCAGTCTAATTAGCTATACTGTCCTTTGCCTGAGTTGTGATGCTGTGAATGAACATTATAACCTACTGCCTACCGTAGGGGGCCATCTTCACAAACCAACACTCGACCCCCAAGCAGTAAGCTATCCAACGGAATATGCTTAAGCCCTCAGCAAGATCCAAAATAAAAGATATTGTGATTGTAATGAACACAAGGGGAGACAGAGAACTGGTTTCAAgcacagggcgcagcaggtgtttattgcaaaggaccacaggaggaggcagaaggtcatacacaggggtccAAAAgggtaacagtacaggcagggaaaaggctagtaacgtagtccAGGAGATCAGGCAAaaggtagataacaggaaatccaataggctaaagtacaggcagggaataggcaaaaggaattgttagtgaggcaggcaaaaactatcatacatgaGCCACATAAATCACAGGGGGGAAACCCCAGCGCTCAGAACAACACGGGTCACAATACAAACAATACatcacagtgatggggtgcaaagaactgaactaaatagtgtgtgtaaatgacatacaggtgagtgaacaggtgattataattcaggtgattgggatctggagagtgagctgcgttcaggggatctaggtgtttgagagtgtgagctggaaagtgagctacgttcaggggatctacgtgtttgagggtgtgagttggaagcagatgtTACAGTGATATCAATTTTAAAAAATTTACTTTGCCATGAACGGGATCTTTTTCACTTACTAATACACTGGAGTCTTCAGTGGCCTCTCAGTTAAACTGCACAGGATCATGCTGGTGGCCATCTGGTGGAGAATACAAGTGAAGAGAACATAGTGATGAATACTCATTTGAAGCTCTGAACCCCTGAGTTCTTCGATAGCTCAACAGGTTAGTGCTGGAGTGGCAAGCCAACTCCAACACGGGTTTGAATGCTAGCTTTGCCGAAGATGTTTGTATTTAAGTGTTCTAGACTTGTCTGGTTAAATATCACGGATGAGCCCTTGTCAGGTCTCAGGAGTGGCTCATGAGGTATATGCTGGGTTTTACACACCCAGCACTTCAAGGTCACTTTTCTTGCAATGTGGGTTTGAGCCCcattcagtctgtctctccttcacGGTGAAGTGGGAGGAGGTGTTGCTGGATCCAGGATCTGGTAAGTGGGCTGGGGTTGCCCAGGATGGTGCACTGGTAGGGATACCCCATAGGGGAGGGGTAGATGGGGGCACTGGCTCCCCTGCGGATagtggggaggaaaggaggggctATTATTGAAGGTGAAGACAAACAGGGGTATTAGAGAATCAGAAAGAACAGGACAAGGGCTAACGCAGGCATCTACTACATGTGAGGCACAGGTTCAAATCCTGCAATTATTATCTTCAAGCCTCTGATCATTTGCATGGTTAGATATGATGTCATGTCTCAATGGGTTAATGCACACTCAATCAATTCCTAAACAATCAGCTCATTGACAGACACTATGCGCCACAGAGGTACAGCTCACagcactctttaaaaaaaaactttgacAGCTCTTCCAACCTATGTGAAATGAAAAGCAAACGAGACTGATCTGAGAACCTTGCGCCTGTTAATAATCATGGCAGTAGTCTGAAATGGTAATGTTAGTCATGACCCCAGTCTTGCAATGTCATTAAATATAACTGCATTCACTAGATTTAATTGCATACATCTTCTCATGTCATTTCTAATATATTGTAACTATTCCAAATTGTTTCACATGAAGAGAGGCATGTTTATGTGCCTGTTTGCGAAGCAAGGACCAAACATTGAAATAGGTTTAGAACTTTTATTGTGGAAATGGAATGGAGATGAGAATGAGAATTGGAGGGGAGGAAGCCAAGTTCTGTAGATGAAGGATCCAACAGGTGGACTGTAGTGTAATAACACATAATAACACATAGCTGTGGTAGGCTGCTGTGGTGATGGTGTAATTCTGAAGTATCTcaatttctgtctgtctggtgaatGCAGGAATCGGTCATCGAGCCTGGGACCACAGCCTGGGACAACTGGGTGTCTGCAGACGCACCTGTGTACAGACAGTTCTGGCTCTTCGACGTGCAGAACCCACTGGACGTGGTGGAGAATGGGTCAAAGCCAAAATTGGTGGAGAAAGGGCCCTACACATACAAGTAGGTACCTACTCACTCAAATGCCTCTAAAAGATCCACAACATGATATATATACGATGTGCATCATCTCTGTTAGGTGATTTCAACGCTGTATAGAGGGAAAAAACCTATGGTGTTGTTCATCTCCACTTTGTattctaaatatattttgatgattTTGAATTATAAATTGCACTTTAATATCTACAATTCATATAGATGAAGAGAAAACACCTATATTTGACTAAGTCTAATCTAGAATCCAATCTAATATGATATAATGTAGGAGAGATTAAAAGTCACTGGGTGAGAAAGCAGGAGAACGAAAGGGAGAGTGGGTGCCATTCgtccgtgtgtctctctctacccatcaggACGCGGTACCTGCCCAAAGAGAACATCACGGCCAACCCAGAGAGCTACACCATCTCCTTCCTGCTCCCTGCGGGGGCCATATTTGAGCCCTCCATGTCTGTGGGGTCTGAGGAGGACAGTGTCACCTCCCTCAACCTGGCTGTGGCTGTAAGTGGATGACACCTCATTACCTTGTGATGGCTCTCTACCTGTCTGAGTGGATATTGTGTATTCCACCTCTGTCGGGGTTACTTTGTCTGGAGTAGAGAAACGGGACAATAAGGAGAGCTGGGGTTGAAGGGAACTAAGTGTCTGGAATGTACGAGTACAACATAAATTATGGGGCCCTAGCTTTTACTGTTTTTACAAACCACAACTTATTTAGTTGTGAGTCTGGCTGTGGTGGTCTCAGTGTTATAGTGAATGTTTGGTTGAAGtgcacatgtacagtgccttaggaaagtgttcagatcccttgaccttttccacattttgttacattacagccttattctactatggattaaaaacttcttatggctgcaggggcagtattgagtagcttggatgaaaggtgcacagaagTGCCCATATTAATCAGCCTgatcctcagtcccagttgcttatatatttatatataaaacatttatcatgtattttctggtttctgttgaccccaacgtggcggctaatttggctattgttctgagctccgtctcagattattgcatgattagctttttccgtaaagttttttttttaaatctgacacagcggttgcattaacgaGAGGTATAtttataattccatgtgtataacttgtattatcatctacatttatgatgagtatttctgttgaaacgatgtggctatgcaaaatcacttgatgtttttggaactagtgaatgtaacgcgccaatgtaaactccgattttttgttataaatatgaactttatcaacctgtctaggatcagcgtggcgctagcggcacacccccccccccactgaaaaaccagtgccgcgaaattcaaaaaaaatattttttttaaatatttaactttcacacattaaagtccaatacagctaatgaaagacacagatcttgtgaatccagtcaacatgtccgatttttaaaatgttttacagggaagacacaatatgtaaagatgtacatctattacctaaaaacacattagcataatccaccatcttttatttgtccaccaacaccagtagccatcaccaattcggctaaactaagatatttatagcccctaaccaacaaaaaaactcatcagatgacagtctgataacatatttatggtatgggataggttttgttagaaaaaagtgcatatttcaggtagatggcataggttacaattgcacccaccgtcacaaatggactagaaaaactacttagagcaacgtgtttacctacttactaatcatcaaacatttcgtaaaaatacacagcatacacgaatcgaaagacacagatcctgtgaatacagacaatatttcagattttctaagtgtcttacagcgaaaacacaataaatcgttatattagcatagcacatagcacatagcagcccagcattgattctagccaaagtgagcgataacgtcaacatcgccaaaaatatattaattttttcactaaccttctcagaattcttcagatgacactcctgtaacatcatattacacaacgcatatagagtttgatcgaaaacgtttatatttagccaccaaaatcatggttagacaatgtgaaatgtaactcagctggtcagaatatgtccttgcgccacttagacagtgatctactcttatacataaatactcataaacgtgactaaaaaatatagggtggacagggattgatagacaatttaattcttaatacaattgcggaattacattttttaatttatccttacttttcaatacagtttgcgccaagcgaagctacgtcaaaaaacatggcgtcctaagccactaaaatgtttcgacagaaacacgatttatcataataaaaatgtcctaccttgagctgttcttccatcagtatcttgggcaaaggatcctttcttgggagtaatcgtcttttggtggaaagctgtcctcttgccatgtggaaatgccaactgcgttcgggatgaactgaaaagcgtgcccaactattcacatcgtttcaaaaataaatgtcccaaaatcgcactaaacggatataaattgctataaaacgctttaaattaactaccttatgatgtttttaactcctataacgagtgaaaagatgaccggagaaatataacaggctaaactaacgcttggaacaggagggggtcggtgtcctccatgcgcgttacgcagcaagaaaagacttgctagctacaggtttttttcatttatagggcctgtgaacgcgcaatcgaccccattggaatcgtcatcacgtaaaggcatccaggggaagacgtaagaagtgtccgtatagtcatagcaataacagtgcccttttaactgacttcagaacagtggccaacatttctgaaatctgactccatgtcagggaaattgctgtagaatgggctctgttccacttagagacaaaatttcaactcctatagaaactatagactgttttctattcaataataataataatatgcatattgtacgatcaaggattttgtgggaagccgtttcaaaaattacccaattagcataaatagtctcaacagcgcccccatccccaacaggatttatcaaacaaaacatgcatgtattgtgtaacatgaagtcctatgagtgtcatctgatgaagataatcaaaggttagtgattcattttatctctatttctgctttttctgactgctatctttcgctggaaaaatggctgtgcttattgtggtttggtggtgacctaacataatcgtttgtagtgttTTCGctgaaagcatatttgaaatcggacacttggtgggattaacaacaagaatacctttaaaatgatataagacacatgtatgtttgaggaattttaattatgagatttctgttgtttgaatttggcgccctgcactttatctggctgctgtcatatcgatcccggtagcgggatgcagccatattaaatagttttcccccctcatcaatctacacacaacaccccataatgacaaagcaaaaacagcctTTTAGAAATTTAAATACCACATTTAcagaaatattcagaccctttactcagtactttgttgacgctacaagcttggcacacatgtatttggggagtttctcccattcttctctgcagatcatctcaagctctgtcaggttggatggggagcatcgctgtacagctattttcaggtctctccagagatgttcgataaggttcaagtccgggctctggctgggccactcaaggacattcagagacttgtactgaaaccactcctgtgttgtcttgccaggtttcctccaaacgtgacacttggcattcagcccaaacagttcaatcttggttccatcagaccagagaatcttgtttctcatggtctgagacactttagctgccttttggcaaactccaagtgggctgtcatgtgccttttactgaggagtggcttccgtctggccactctaccataaaggcttgattggggGAGTGTTGCGGAGATTATTGTTTTTCTAGAAAGTtaccccatctccacagaagaactctagagctctgtcagagtgaccataaaaaaatccttcgacctcatggcttggtttttctctgacatgcactgtcaattgtgggaccttatataggcaggtgtgtgcctttctcaatcatgaatgtaccacaggtggactccaatcaatttgtagaaacatcttggCCTCCCAAGTGTCGCAGTTGTCTaaggctgtgccactagagatcctggttcgagtccaggctctgtcgcagccgacaGGGAGACCcacggggcggcgcacaattgtcccagcgtcgtccgggttaggggagggtttggccggcagggatgttcttgtccgatcgcgcactagcaactcctgtggcggcctgtgcgcaatgcacgctgaccaggtcgccaggtgtacggtgtttccgggttaagcggacattgtgtcaagaagcagtgcggcttggctgggttgtgtttcggaggatgcacagCCTTCCTGACCTTTGTctttcccgagtccgtatgggagttgcagcggtgggacaagactaactaccaatcggataccacgaaattggggagaaaagggggctttaaaaaataaaaaaagtaaataaaaaataaataaaaaggatgatcagtggaaacaggatgcacttgagcttcatttcgagtctcatagcaaagggtctgaatacttatgtaaataaggtatttctgtttttatatgttatatatttgcaaattaaaacctgtttttgctttgccatcatggggtaatgtgtgtagattgctgagaagtttttgtatttaatccattttagaacaaggctgtaacctaacaaaatgtcaAGTGGTCTGActacttcccgaaggcactgtagataacAGATCGGGACATTTGTATTCTATATGTTCAAGGATCTATGAGGTTAGAGGCAATAATGCAACCATTTGTAGGACACAGCCCTCTCTCGCATGTCACCACATcagtcataaaacatttctgttgTAATCCTCTATCTTTATGAGCCAGGGAAGCAGTAATATGCACATGTGCTGACATTATGTAATGTACTCGTTTTGAATAATGGAAATGCAACTTCCTTTTTCTTCTCCTTCCTTTCAGGGTGGGTACAAGTTGTTTCCCCCATGGGCACTGGAAGCTGCAATAAAGTTAAACAACGTCTCACTCTTCCAGCAACGGACAGTGAGGGAAATACTCTGGGGTTACAAAGACCCCATTCTGAAAGGGAAACTGGGCCTCTTTTTTCCTGTAAGCTCACAGCATATCATTTTCATACACCTTCCCTATATAGAATAATACAAATTCTTTATTTAGTTTTCTATGTACATTATTCCAAAAAATACCAATCTACATTATTTATGTGACATTCACTGAGAATGTAGGAATAACTTAATGAAATGTAATGTTGTGTAGCTACCTAACTGTACTATGGTGTGATGTGCTGTTTCCTCAGTACAACGGCACCTATGACGGGCCATACAGtgtcttcacaggcaaggatgaCATCTCTAAAGTGTCTATCATTGACAGCTGGCAGGGGGAAAAGTGAGTCTATCTTGAGCCTCAACACACTAAAGTTGGAGAGTTGTTGTGAGGGTTGAATCGAAATAGTGCAATGAGTACACACTAACCTTCTTACCGTTATTCCGTTACcggatgtaaatccacttcacctactgtaatatcaataaacaaaataaaaaataaactgtaaTTCTGCTAGAAAAAtgtgcatctgcacagttctagtaaatgtgtttttgtgacaTTTTTtgtgtaaattgttcaaagtagtccttgtgcagaGAGTTGCATGGTTTGttattaaactttgaaatcaatgctttttgtttggcatacattttaaagtgaaacatCTGAGTCTGTTACCGTTATCGTAGGGTCCATATTGTCAATTCAGTCTAATGGCGTCATGGATTTACAGCATCATCTGTAGAATTCTCCTGGCAAACCATGTAAAACCACAGGTCTTTGGTGAGTGTAGGCAGGCGCGGACTGGCCATCTGGTATTTTGGGCAAAagccagatgggctggtccatttGTAGCCCAGTAGGCCTGTCTAACTATTTTTTAGTAATTATCTGGCTAATAATGGGAGCCTCAAAGAAAAAAAATAGGCCGGTGTGGGGGCCTCAAGGAAAAAAATATGCTGGTATGTTTGAAATGCCAGGGCCAATTTATTGTCCCAGTCCGCCCTTGATCGTAGGCAGTTTTTGTCTGGGTCGTATTACCCAATAACTGATGGCTTTACTGATGAGCCCATTTCTCTCTAATAGAAAGGTGTCTTTCTGGAACAACACATACTGCGACATGATCAACGGCACAGGTACAGTCACCCAAATACCCAGGCAGCAGACAACTTGCATTGCATCACTGTCTTGTTGAATTACATTTTACTCTTTCATCACACAACCGAAACATTTCAAATGCGTAAGAAATCAATTAAGAACACTGGAGAATCATTACTAAGTCATCTTATACTGCCATGGTTAATACTGTATATTCAATTCTATGTTCTTTACCATTGTTCTGACTAACTTTaccattgttctgactattttcATCAGATGGCTCGTCATTCTCTCCCTTCCTGGACAAGAAGAAGCCTCTGTACTTCTTCTCCCCTGACATCAGCAGGTGGAGTGATCATTTACCTATTGGGGTGGATAGTAATGTTCAGATCTAATGAAGACTGGTGTCACGGTATACGAAGATAAGTGGAGATGATAACTGATTATGTTTTGCAGTGGCCCTAGTTTGTAAAGCAACTTCTATCAGCTTTAATCCTGTTCACTGCCGTCATATAGCCAATAGAAATGTACTACTTGTTTATCACCCCCCTTGGAGTCTGGAAAGGACTCTTCACTATGTCCTTTGGCCTAATATtcacagacactgtagtcagatCTGCAGCCATATGCAATGAGCATCTCAGAGTATTGCTTATCTAGGTACCACCCTCCATGCAATCTTATTCATTCATCTAAAAGACTAAACTGATCCCAAATCAGCACTCTTTATTCCCATCCTCACTTTTGAAGATGCCTTTCTAATCATGACCACAAGAGGTCAGGACCCGGCAAAAACAAAGAGCCTTGTCTCCTAAAAGCACTGTTCTTCAATGTCTTCAGGTCTGTGTCAGCTGAGTATGAGAGGAGCCTGGACCTGAAGGGGATCGAGGTGTACCGGTTCAAACTGCCCCCGCTCACCCTAGCCTCCCCTGCAGTCAACCCAGACAACCAGTGCTTCTGCACAGACTCCGTGGTCACTAAGAACTGCACATTGGCCGGAGTCCTGGACATCAGTTCCTCTCGTGGTGAGGGACACGGGCAACAGTCACTAACTGGTTCCTGCACTGCTGGACATCAACCGGATGCAAATAATAATATGATCTAATGATCTATTAGCACTGTATGAATGGCACAGAATTCTAATAAATTCATATTTTAGTCAtgttagcagacactcttatccagagagacttacaggaacAATAAAGGGTTAATATCAACTAGCATTTACTGCAGTTCCGTTCCACTATAAGCAGgtcccagagtttttcctggtcagggaaTACTGTGGGTTCTAAAGGTACTGTATGCATGTCCTGTGTACAGTACCAGGTGATCAACGTGTCCATCTTTGATATTCTCAACCAGGACAACCAGTCTACATCTCCCTGCCTCACTTCCTGCATGGTAGTCCATACCTGGTTGAAGATGTGGAGGGCCTTGGTCCTAGTGAGGAGAATCACGTCACGTTCCTGGATGTGGAACCGGTGAGAGCCCTGCATCCATTCACCTTTCACCC
Proteins encoded in this region:
- the LOC129865075 gene encoding platelet glycoprotein 4-like, which encodes MQESVIEPGTTAWDNWVSADAPVYRQFWLFDVQNPLDVVENGSKPKLVEKGPYTYKTRYLPKENITANPESYTISFLLPAGAIFEPSMSVGSEEDSVTSLNLAVAGGYKLFPPWALEAAIKLNNVSLFQQRTVREILWGYKDPILKGKLGLFFPYNGTYDGPYSVFTGKDDISKVSIIDSWQGEKKVSFWNNTYCDMINGTDGSSFSPFLDKKKPLYFFSPDISRSVSAEYERSLDLKGIEVYRFKLPPLTLASPAVNPDNQCFCTDSVVTKNCTLAGVLDISSSRGQPVYISLPHFLHGSPYLVEDVEGLGPSEENHVTFLDVEPTTGFSLRFAKRLQVNMMYGPSKIITVLKKVKDYTILPIVWLNETASLDDETADMFKKELLSRVDMLETVQFTLIGLGSAAFVLCIVAHCLVSRNNKRV